ACGGGGGCAGCAGTATCGCCACGCCGGGGTAAGGTCTACATCTGGCTGGGGGTGATCGTGATTGCGGCTGGCGCGGGCCTGTTCTTCCTGCGCCCGTCGGCCGAGGTCACAGCTGCGCAGGATGCGTCGGAAGAGGCGCCCGCCGCCCTGGTGATGCAGCTTCTGCCCTCCGAGCTTTATGAGGTCAGGACCGGCACGCTCAGCGATACGGTGCAGGTCACCGGTTCGCTTGTCCCCGCGCGGGCGCTTTCCATTCCTGCCGAGGTGTCGGGACGGATCGATACAGTGAAGTTCCGTGTCGGCGACCAGGTTGGGGAAGGGGCCGAACTCGCGACGATTGACGTGGAAACGCTGCGCAACCGGCTGGAGCAAAGCCGTGCAACCGCCGAGGCAACCCGCGCCCAGCTGGTGCTTGCCGAGGCGCAGCTGCAACGCACCACCGATCTGGTGCGGCGGGGTGTTTCCTCGACCTCTGCGCTTGAGACCGAAGCGGCCAATCTCAGCCAGATCGAGGCGAATTACACCGCCCTGATGCGCCAGGTTGAGACCGCCGAAGATGACCTCTCCAAGGCAAAGATCACGGCCCCTTTCGCGGGTGTGATCTCGGCCCGTTCCGTCGATCCCGGCACCTATGTCACCATCGGAACCGAGCTTCTCGGGCTGGTTGACATGACCGCGCTGGATCTGGAGGGCGGCGTGCCGGCAGTGCATGCGCCACGGCTGCGCATTGGCCAGCGGGTTGATCTGGTGGTTGACGGTCTTGCCGATCATCATTTCGAAGGCGTCATCGACCGGATCGCCCCTGTCGCCGTCGCAGGCACGCGCGTGCTGCCGGTTTTCGCACGGATCGAGAATGCCGATGGGCTGCTGAAAGGCGGCATGTTCGCCTCTGGCACGCTGGTGCTTGAGGAAGCGACTGACGGGATCGGCATTCCCGCTGACGCGCTTCGCGAAGATGACGCGGGCACCTATGTCCTGAAAATCACCGGCGACAAAGCGAGCCGCCAGCCGGTCGAAGCGGGCCGCAGCTGGAACCGGGGGCGCGTGGTCGAGATAGTTTCGGGCCTCAGCCCCGGCGATACCATCGTGGCCCTGAAATTGGAGAGGTTGCAGGCTGGCGCAACGGTCTCGCTGGTGGGGCGCTGAGCGATGTTTCTGACCCGCATCGCCGTCCGCCAGCCGGTCTTTGCCACCATGATCATGGTGGCGATCTGTGTGATCGGCATTTTCTCATATAGCCGCCTGCCGATTGACGAGCTGCCCGAAGTCGATTTCCCGGTTGTGGCTGTGGTGACGTCTTACCCCGGGGCGACCCCCGAGGCTGTGGAAAAAGACATTATCGAGCCCATCGAGGACTCTGTCTCGACGCTTTCCGGGATCGATACCATCACTTCGACCGCACAAACCGGGTCGGCGATGGTGCTGATCATGTTCGATCTGGAGGTCGACAGCGCCAGTGCCGCCCAGGATGTACGTGACCGCGTGTCGCAGATCGCGGCGAGCCTTCCCGACACTGCCACCGACCCGCGCATCCTG
This DNA window, taken from Rhodobacter sp. 24-YEA-8, encodes the following:
- a CDS encoding efflux RND transporter periplasmic adaptor subunit, translating into MALNDGSGTGAAVSPRRGKVYIWLGVIVIAAGAGLFFLRPSAEVTAAQDASEEAPAALVMQLLPSELYEVRTGTLSDTVQVTGSLVPARALSIPAEVSGRIDTVKFRVGDQVGEGAELATIDVETLRNRLEQSRATAEATRAQLVLAEAQLQRTTDLVRRGVSSTSALETEAANLSQIEANYTALMRQVETAEDDLSKAKITAPFAGVISARSVDPGTYVTIGTELLGLVDMTALDLEGGVPAVHAPRLRIGQRVDLVVDGLADHHFEGVIDRIAPVAVAGTRVLPVFARIENADGLLKGGMFASGTLVLEEATDGIGIPADALREDDAGTYVLKITGDKASRQPVEAGRSWNRGRVVEIVSGLSPGDTIVALKLERLQAGATVSLVGR